The genomic interval GAAGAACAGCAATGCGTCGGGGTGCTCACTCTTCGCGCGCAGGTACTGTTCGAGCATCGGCGTCAGTTTCACGCGCGCACCACTGTCGGGGGATGACATGCGCGCGGATTCTGACACTGTGATCCGACAGCGGCAACTCGTGAGGCAGGCGACGACCCGTCGCCCCTCGCACCTCAGGCTTGCGCGGGGTGCGGCGCGACGGTCGGGGAGCGCCCCAGCGTCTCCGCCAGGAACTGGCGAATCTCCTGAATCGTTGCCGACGGGTTATCGAGAAACACGTGATGGCCGGCGCGCGGTATCTCGACCAGGCGGGAGTGCTCAAGACGACTGAGCATGGCGATGGCGCCACCGCGGTCGGTTATGGACGATTCGCTGCCGCGCAAGAACAGCGTTGGGCAGAGGATACGATCAATCTGCTCGGCGAACTCCAGGGGCTCAAACTGCCGCAGCACGTTGCGATCGAAGTCAAACGTCAACCCGCCTTCGCTCGTTGTCAGTAGTGCGTCCGCTAACAGCCCCACCGTTTCCTCACTCGCGCTCGGCGCCAGCGCTCGGCGAAGCGCGCTCACGCTTTCGTCGCGCGTCGCAAACACCGGGTGCGGCCGTGCTCCAGCGGCACGCACGCGTTCGATCAATCGAATGGGCGGAGGAATGTTGATGTCGATGGTGACCAACGCGCGGACCTGCTCCGGGTGTCGAATCGCAAAACCCGCCGCGATCATCCCGCCGAAGGAATGGCCGATCAGCGCCACCGAAGTAGTGCCGCGACGGGCGACCAGCGCCTCAAGGTCGGCCAGATATTCTTCGGCACCGTAGCAGCCCGGCCAGGGACTGGCACCGTGACCACGCAGATCGGGTGCAACCAAGTGATGGACATCCGAGAGACCGCGCGCGAGCGGGTCCCAGATCTGCCCCTGTGCTGAGAGGCAATGAATCAGCACCACTGTGAGCGAATGATGACGATCCCCCCACTCTCGACACGACAGCTCAACCGCACCCATGCGGCCACGGGTTAAGCGACGCGGGGCCGAGTGTCAAG from Deltaproteobacteria bacterium carries:
- a CDS encoding alpha/beta hydrolase, encoding MGAVELSCREWGDRHHSLTVVLIHCLSAQGQIWDPLARGLSDVHHLVAPDLRGHGASPWPGCYGAEEYLADLEALVARRGTTSVALIGHSFGGMIAAGFAIRHPEQVRALVTIDINIPPPIRLIERVRAAGARPHPVFATRDESVSALRRALAPSASEETVGLLADALLTTSEGGLTFDFDRNVLRQFEPLEFAEQIDRILCPTLFLRGSESSITDRGGAIAMLSRLEHSRLVEIPRAGHHVFLDNPSATIQEIRQFLAETLGRSPTVAPHPAQA